The nucleotide sequence acgtttcTCTGGAGTGCTAGGGCGAATTTTGGCTTTGAcaagtgtttgtgaacaatttctaACATTTCGGTTTGTCTTTTGATTCATATGAACTTCAATCTTGATGTTATGATGATCCACCAAACAATGTCCGGCTAAAATTttggtgatcatcttaggtgaaggtttcttaTGACTTTTGTGTGATGAatctttatttctagaataatagacttggTATGTTTGCTATGTTTATTATGGTGCAtgaatgtttgattgtaaactgtTAATTGGTATTGCAATTCTAGTCTAAATCGTACGTTCTTTGTGTCGTTGACAATCAAGATATCAcaggaagggttagggttggatattggttaattgatcatcgggtaacaacctcgcgtttatataatccgagtacttcgttcccttttatcacaacaaatgTTTATGcatgagttatgtctatgtaactctttctagttggatttGTGCACAATTGTTCGTGGAAACCGAAACCTGAGATAGTCATTTTCtcctaatctgttaaacaaccaatttTGATTAGTAAGTAGTTGacaatttagttttctaaaacaacaatccaaatgattgatctttaatttctgcatattaggttaattgtagttaaattgcaaagctataacatcaacacatcttccacatactccatgagttcgatacccatttaccactTTCTATTAGTtgttatttggattaaatttgcgtgtactaCAACAGCACATCAGTACTCAAAACTTGTATACtagccaatacttttgtattgaactatactttaaaacgTACCGCAGGAATTTGATGACGATGATGCacggaatctagtaggatgcctagaaacgCACCAAACTTTAATTCGTGTTTATTAGTTTAGTCATTCGATTATTGTTGTAATTCATTTTGTTTCAAACTTGATGTATTCTATTTCAAACAATGTACTTGTTattagcaatgaaatgaaattatttattaaataatcgttcgtctcactctgatgtttccgccatcggttggggtgtgacagtaataaCATTAACTATACTCGTTTTCAAATGTATAGTTGTAATCTTGTAATATTTAGGATTTTATTGAGTTTGTTTGCTTTACTCTTGCGATGAAACCTGGGTTAGAAATGAGAGTTTATGGTGAAAAAAAGGTCATAACTATTATATAATATAGATGTGAGAAAATTTAAATAGTTTAAATGAGTATAAATCATATATAACGAGAGGTTAGGATATACTAGAAAGTTTATTTGGGTATGAAGGATAGGACGTAATCTTGTAATCAAGGGCTTGGATTAAATGGATAAAATTGAACAAAAACTAGGAGGCGCGTGAGATTCTAAAGGGTATTCTACTCcatctagggctgtaaacgaactgaacgttccACGAACCGTTCGTGaatcgttcggcgggaagttcgtttatgttcgttcgtttaataattgaacgaacatgaacataaaatttcattcgattagttaaatgaacgaacacgaacaaaggtctcgttcgttcaatttagttcatagttgtgggtttgtgttgagGTTGATTTTCATCAAGTTGTGAGTTCAAAACTCTTTACTTTAAGTTCATACATGTTATATTCAAGTGTTGAAAACATTCAGGATTCACTATCTTCCATATGGTTGAACTTGTGTATTGTAATGTTTGATTCGATGATATGAAAATGAAATTTTGAAGATTAATATATTATCGcaatttagtgttatgttgtttttgAGCAATCTATTACGTGACGTCTCAATGTTTCCAcaatcggttggggtgtgacaatatattTTTATTGGTTCAGTTTGTTAGGGTACCATTACGTTATCAACACACGTTATAGCAAATGAAAaagaaaacccaaaaaataaagtTATAATATGACCAAAACAATATATATGCGTGCTTGATTCGTTGTTGTGGCTCGATTCTACATATAGAAACATAAAAAAGCACCTTGCGTCTTTATTTAAAAATTGTAATATAAAACGTGTAAAGCATGATATATTCAAATTTattgtaattaattaaaatctTTTCATATTAGTATTCTCGTGATTAGTATAATAAATTCTTAGAGGTTAAGTAATCGGTGAAATTAATTTAAGGTTAAATGAAGTGATTAAACAGATTAATCACATCTACATTCTCCTAAAAGctataatttttattatattcTTTTTAAAAGTTAACTTACTTATTATTGATGAAAATTAGTttagattttttatttaaaaatataaaaagtcATAACAATAATTATAAAACCAGTAAAATATTACAATATTACAGAAAACTATATTTATAACAAAACAAAGATAAGAAAGTTAAAATGGatagtaaaataaaaaaacacatcCACACAATTAATTATAGTTCACTATTGTTGCTTTCCCATCTCTGGCCCAACTCTAACTATGGTTAACCCACCCTTCATCCTCACCACCACCGGTTTGATCCCTTCCCCTAGTTGTCGTCGCTTTCTAGTTTCTACCACCACCCCTTTTCCTTTTCCAACCATCTCTTTGTCTCTGTTTGGTGGGTGTGGATCTAGCACTCGTGACCAAAAACACCACCACTGCAAATCCAGTTGTGGTGGCGGTGTCTCACCATTTAAAAATAACAAACATCACCAAACAAAATGGGTGCAAAAGAATTAGGATTGTATCACCGGTGGCCGTAATCGGGATTTGACAGAATGAACACAACATCGATCAAATTTAATGGTTGATGATGGTGCCAATTTGAGGGCCATTTTCGAACTTGAAACCACATAGGGCATTATTAAACAAACTACCGATTCACAAATGTGATGAATGTCAATTTCAGAAATAAGATTGTAGCAACATACCGATTTAAATGATATGCCCACTTTGCAGAGTGAAGAATTTTAGAAGATTGCATGGTGTTCGACGATGATGGTGATTTAGGTTGGTCAAATCATCACGAATTCCTCGCCATCTGATATCAATTACAAGTCCTCGAATCAAGAAACACAACAATCATATGATGAATTTAACATTGAATGAATCGAACCAACAATTATAGTTGTTCATCCGATATTTATACTTATTGGGATTTAGGTCTTCTTGCATCGCAACCCTTAACTTTTTGGTGAAGCGGTGCTTATATAAAAAGAAACGACGCAACCGTTGAGCTTTGACGTTATTCCTTTGAATTTTGAAGAAAACCACGATGACTCAGTTTTTGGCGGTATTACACGGGAACTAAGTTGccttttgtgtgtatatatatgtataattgcatattatttttatattatagttacttttaaatatattttcttttccTCTTATAAATTTTATTAACCATCATATGTATTCTCAATCAACTGAATCTTTATCTAATTATTTGGTTAAAAACTAAATTAGTCAACATCTTATGATAACTAATTAACTAATCCAAGTTTGGTAGCATTCTTTCATTTACAATACTATATTCTTAAGACTAACTAGTGTTAAGCCCCTCGCGTTGTAGGCAGGGAACGTAAAACTATGTTAAAAGCGTTAGGTTAtgaccaaaataaaaaaaaaacataaaacaaaaacaTGACTTCTCATGTTGTTAACCCATATGTACACCTGTTACAAGAGCTTCCCACATTGTTAACCCATATTTACACATGTTACATGGTATTATTCAATTTAAAATATTTATTCAAATGGGTAAATAAAATGTTCTATGTACAttaaaatgaaaagaaaataaatagagtttaatAAGTGTTGAAGTCCAGATGATTTACTAAACCAATGTCCACCCGAACACACTCAAAAGTGAAAACATATTGTCTCTACTTCCTCTTTACTCTTTCATTTCATTCTGATTTCATCCTCTCTCTAAAATCTAAATTAGCTTTATCACCCGCCGGCCGCCATTGCATGTGTTGACAAGTCAACAAAAACGGTGGTCAAACAACAAATTGAGGGTCAAGTTTTCGTCTTTCCAGCCAACTGCCACCACACACATCCCTCGAGTGTAAGTACGACTTTTGTTTATGTCCTCCGGTTAGGACAATATTTTTCCGACAACCAATAAGCATTTTGGTGAGTGGCGACATTGTCTTGTTTGGTGGTTGATCAGAGTAGAACCATCGCATCAAGCTGCAGCAGCAACGGTGATTCGGACGGAGCAGGCACATTCTTCTGTAAGTGGTGGTGGCGGTGTTTTGGTGATCACGGGTGGTGGCGGCTGTGGTCTTCAGGAGAGAGAAAGCGTCAAGGGTAGTTATATGACGTAGATCGGAACCCCATCTAGCTGATCCATCGGCATtctggttgtaaaacaaggtttccaaggccgagtactccccgagtagtcgctacaaggcagactgccgaggcgactttctttgactccgcctaattactcggaatcggtcAAACACGGTCAACCTCGGCCAAAATTGTATATAGTAGGTCAACTCGGACCGAGTTTGACTTAaacaataataaaacataatttctatgcctattatattaaagaataaatattattttcacgtattttattatagatattagtaaatttatgttatttgacatatatttaatttccaaaaaactaatttctttataacttaacatgtccgagtactccccgagtactctccgcctaggccgagtactctcaactccccggtcgatcgactagggagcgcctagcgacttttgcaaccatggaaGTAACACGTTTCAAGAATGTCAGGGACAAAAATGgtacaaatttaaaatttagtCTGGACTGGTATAATTAAAGAAACCACGTGAACGAAAAAGACACTCTAAATCTAAAACTTAAAAGGACAAGTTTATAGAACTTTATGGATCAAAGTTGCAACTATCTACAAACGTAAAACAATACATGCTGGGCCTGTATCTGTTGGGCCCAAAAGTTTAAAATCAAGCTCTTCAGTTTTCATGTTTCTGAAGTCCCAAAATTTCCGCCATAGATACGTTTCCACGAAGATTGAATCTTCAAAGCAGTAACTTTCTCTCGTTTTTTATTCTTAAATCTCAGTGTTTGCTTACTAGAAGTCAAAGATGAACGGTGAGGAGTTGACCGAGCAGGAAACGGCTCTGTATGATCGTCAAATTAGGGTTTGGGGCGTTGATGCACAAAGAAGGTATGAACTTAATTGTTTTTTCACCTTTTGTTTGCAAATTCGTTTTCTACAGCGTTACATTTACCTGAATTTTATTTGTTGTTTGGTTTTAGGCTCAGCAAATCTCACGTTTTCGTCAGTGGACTCAAAGGCACCGTTATAGAGGTTTTTCTTCGTTCAATTCTTTATATTTTTGCCCTattttgttgaaattgttgttgacTTTGACTCAGAATAAGGAACATTAGCCAGTTGTTTAACTGTTATTTAGCCATTTAACTGTTATTGTTTGATTTTTCATGTTAATGTTGAGTTCTAATATTTGTTGATTGGACCTTAGAATCATAGATTTTGAGCTTCCTGATGATTTTTCATCATAATTTGGAATTATTTAGATTATTGCCCTaaattttttacacttttttttttttttaatttgtgcAATTATTTCGTTGAAACTTTGACTCAGTATCCGGAACAGTAGCCAAACTGTTATGTTTTGTAATGTTGCTATGAAGTATTGATAATTTAGCTATTTAAACTGTTGTTGTTAGATTATACATGTTTATGTTATGTCTAATAGTAGTTGATTGGACCTTAGAGCTACCTGATGGTTTATCATTTTAATGAGTTGACGTCAACCCACGCGTTGCGGCGGTATGTTGATTATGAATTTCTTTAGTATTACCATATGAGATCGAAAATTGTTAAGTTTATGCAAACAAAATTCACTATATCATTTTTCTACGACATCATACTAAAGCATTTATTTGACCCTATGAATAGACAACTTCTAATGCATCAATCACAAATCAACAGTGAAGACATTAATATTAAATCAACAAAACATGTGataaattatataaatagttTATGGTCATTATCATATGTTTATATGTATTGAATGTTTGGTAAATGGATTTATCTCTTCCTTATATAATTAAAATGCTGCTTTAGGCAATGGCACTTGAAATTCAATatgatataaaaaaaataatgtgaCGGTCCTTGTTTAACGCCAAATTTTGCCATTCATATTTTATTTTAGAAACAAAAAAACGATGGGATACGGTGGCATCAAGAGCGGTATCACCAACAAATTTGATGAGTTTAGGCATAGGCAGAGATAATTGACATGGTGCAACAGTTGCCTAAATTTCTTGACATTTGGTGAAATTGCATCACCAAGATACTAAAATTAGTTTTTTACACAGACAGATAGTATGCATCTATAGTTTACACAATTAAGCATCGAAATCGGACTCTAATCGGAACTATAAACCGGCATATAGTAAACAACAAATCGTTAAATACACAACAAATTGTTGGAACATACATAATCGTGAAAACATATTACACATGCACTTAGTAAACATAAAAAATACATAATTAAACATCAAAATCGGACCTAAATCGAAATTATAAACCCAAATGCAATTCAAAAAtggaaaaaagaaaaacatggaAGAGAGTTTGTATATATGAACTTTGATGTCAACGCTACTGATGGGAGTGCTTTTAATGAAATATCAATTTAGAACGATTGAAACAAAATTTGAGGGATGAAAGGATTGGTGGTGGCGGTTACTACAAATATGATAATATGTTTTGGGAGGGAAAAATGGGATTTGGTGAGAGAAACGAAagggaaaaaaaaaataaacaaacggTAAATGTCAATCTCGAACCGGTATGAGATGAAATTTCGTGATTACCACCACAACGGATTATATTTTGTGACATCTATTATTTTACATGTAAACGCGGATTACATATATAATTTCTAAATGACGCGACTTTTAGACGAAAGGGTGTTGTGACTTTTTAAAGTATTTATATTTAATGAAGGGTTGTGACTTTTTTAAGAGGTGTGAGTCAAACCATTGTGTCTTAAGTTTATTTTTTGCAAGGATATAAGTAAAATGAACTAAAGGGTGTGACTTTTAAACAAATGAGACATAACCcaagttgctaattgtataagggtataatttggggttgtttaaattttaaatgtATATTATATTGTTTTGAATTGGTTCTGGAATTATGGATGCAGTTCTGCAAGAACATTGTTCTAGCAGGGGTAGGAAGTTTGACCTTGAACGACGATAATCCAGTTACTGAAGAAGCGTTAGCTGCAAACTTTTTGATTCCGTTTGATGAAAACATGGGTGGCGGAGGTTCTCTCGCAGAGCTTTGCTGTGATTCTTTGAAAGATTTTAACCCTATGGTTCATGTTTCTGTAGAAAAAGGTATGCGTTAGTTTCGTCATAGGACACAATGATCTTTAAGATTTATCAGCTCTGAGTTTTTAACCCTAATTATTTATGCAACTAGCATTTCTTAATTCTTATATTAGTATTGTTTTGAAATATACCAATACCTCATCGTAATTATTCATTCTATGCAGGTGATTTGTCAAGCTTTGATGTGGATTTCTTTGAAAAGTTTGATGTGGTGGTTATCAGTTGCTGCTCACTTGCTGCCAAAGTATACTTGTCTTTTCTCAGTTTATGTTATCTTTACAATAAATGAAACACCTATAGTTTTTATCAACTTACCAGAAAGTTGATACACCCATAGTAGCTATTTTCATAGTTTTTCTCTCATGCTGCAGAAATCAGTGAATGAGAAATGCCGCAAATTGTCAAAGCGAGTTGCGTTTTATACCGTCGATTGCAGGGACTCTTGTGGTGAAATATTTGTTGATTTGCAGAAGTATGCGTATGCCAAGGTGATACATTATATATGTTGATTTCCTACTTTTAACGCATCACGGTTTTCTTTTGTAGATCTAGCTTCTGTAACAAAATTTTCATGATTATCCAATAAGTACTTTTGATTTCTTCTTTACAAATTATATGAAAGATGTATTTTTAGATATAAAAGAAGGCTCATAAAACTGAGATAAACCTAATCCCCTAGTGTCGTATTAGTATTGTTACTCAGGATTAAAACTACGCAAACGTAAATGGTAATTAAAATACAAACCGCTGTATATTTATCTAACTTTTTTACTTATATTTTTGCAGAAAAAAGCTGATGAGACAGTTGAATGCCAATTGCAGTATCCATCATTTGAGGTATGGCTTGATCAATTCAaatatgatatttattttatacacGAATTCTTAGTGGTCAAGTTAACTATATAGGATATTAAATTCAAATATGATATGTATTTTATAGGAAGCAATTGCAATACCATGGAGGTCACTTCCTAAACGCGTATCAAAGCTGTATTTTGCTATGAGAGGTACCATAAACTGTTGATTCTTTTTCTTCAATTTTTTTAACTACGATTATGTATTGTACGTTTGTTAACTAAATTTATTTTGC is from Helianthus annuus cultivar XRQ/B chromosome 9, HanXRQr2.0-SUNRISE, whole genome shotgun sequence and encodes:
- the LOC110879931 gene encoding SUMO-activating enzyme subunit 1B-1; this translates as MNGEELTEQETALYDRQIRVWGVDAQRRLSKSHVFVSGLKGTVIEFCKNIVLAGVGSLTLNDDNPVTEEALAANFLIPFDENMGGGGSLAELCCDSLKDFNPMVHVSVEKGDLSSFDVDFFEKFDVVVISCCSLAAKKSVNEKCRKLSKRVAFYTVDCRDSCGEIFVDLQKYAYAKKKADETVECQLQYPSFEEAIAIPWRSLPKRVSKLYFAMRVVERFEEVERRKPGETSIEDLPNVLKLRNELCLAHSLNESQIPDALLERLVASTKEFPPVSAVLGGILGQEVIKAISGKGDPLKNFFFFDAVDGKGLIEDISTS